In one Anaerobacillus sp. CMMVII genomic region, the following are encoded:
- a CDS encoding glutaredoxin family protein has protein sequence MSSFEVVVYISQGCPYCEKVRTQLNDWGIEYEVRNVSLHKEYFNELRAKKVLELLLHM, from the coding sequence ATGTCTTCTTTTGAAGTAGTTGTTTATATTAGTCAAGGCTGTCCATATTGTGAAAAGGTAAGAACTCAACTAAACGATTGGGGGATAGAATACGAAGTTCGTAACGTATCATTACATAAAGAGTATTTTAATGAGCTGAGAGCAAAGAAGGTTTTGGAACTCCTGCTACATATGTAA